One Natator depressus isolate rNatDep1 chromosome 5, rNatDep2.hap1, whole genome shotgun sequence DNA segment encodes these proteins:
- the KIF27 gene encoding kinesin-like protein KIF27 isoform X2, which yields MEEIPVKVAIRIRPLLSKEILHNHQVCMRLVPNTQQVIIGKDRVFTFDFVFGKNSTQDEVYTTCIKPLVVSLIEGYNATVFAYGQTGSGKTYTIGGGHIASVGEDEKGIIPRAIQELFQSISENHNIDFSVKVSYIEVYKEELRDLLELETSMKDLHIREDEKGNTVIVGAKDFQVESVDEVMSLLESGNAARHTGTTQMNEHSSRSHAIFTINICQQRPTQSLKNVAAAQDLSLRSGQIIASKFHFVDLAGSERVTKTGNTGERFKESIQINSGLLALGNVISALGDPKRKSVHIPYRDAKITRILKDSLGGNAKTVMITCINPSSSDFDESLNSLKYANRAKNIRNKPVVNYNPERDRIDEMELEIKLLREALQNQQVSVMSHASQGSQDMSEDRTRIHSLEEQLSQLQVECFNYRNCIDEAFPFLVELNDFASLTRRQQEKLQDWINMAQELRKVALVVPRTDSGIGSDQEEPHHITILQLKRELKKCQALATDEEVFSQKELELKVLQDQILTLIQENQEHLESLKEAQETNKLQNEKMVEQQLLIDQLKDKLEKLTVTTASVSRGACGDGPAAVTSARRPYSVPLTNSLVHSIHMATGLESRKVHTSPPPYSLARVMAGFQTRRQMILGHIEDQDEVLHCHFSDHSDEEERNADSKKKSAFRRSINRTWTRKQTLLCSPLQLTDLQFQMHKSNLSNETILQTDTVTGEEIECHRKSRVINMQKLKNSELRLTEAKQKMRELALNIKMKEELIKEIVKTGNDAQSVSRQYSLKITKLEHEGEQAKIELAETQKQLQELENKELRDIAEKAKLQKEFRKKMDTAKLKVQVLQKKQQDTKKLASLSTQNEKRATELEQTVNHMRQQQAQLQKRLREESEKKKILEAEIARDQQQIKELQLKTEQQQKILKLKNEEIAAFKKKKNLAETSQQLQKQEEQRKWLDEELEKVLHQRQELAELEEDLKKREDIINKKEALLQEKSHLEIKKLRSSQALNKDSLKLSTRLSMLDKELCDKSVQLQTSASEEKRQIVEEVQVLQKERDQLLRRRNSVDEKLKDGKVLSPEEEHVLFQLEEGIEALEAAIDYKNENIQNRQHSLRGSSQILTQSEANVMGKLVSLSATELRAILFKYFNKVVSLREAERKLQLQTEELEMRVIEQENIIRELESALEHLTLQCDRRLTLQQKEHEQKIQLILHHFKEQDGESIAETLKLYEAKVEQLEKDLFFYKKTSRELKKKLKELVGESFYQLVASTKYNDAANRILSQEAGVSSEEFRLTSKPESNKLSGKLRETDSPASGLRWWQNSYRLEEDVSELVHNRGCLSSSTEDQPGPDEVHPSKSHPQLFSHSQTKEIITQLQGVTPVKLSRRELRHIPASELSLRRSSLGVGVNSVAADSIEMSRKSNDFKI from the exons ATGGAAGAGATTCCAGTTAAAGTTGCCATAAGAATAAGACCTCTGCTTTCCAAAGAGATTCTTCACAACCATCAAGTATGCATGAGACTGGTCCCAAACACACAACAAGTTATCATTGGGAAAGACCGCGTCTTCACGTTTGATTTTGTATTTGGCAAAAATTCAACCCAAGATGAAGTTTATACAACTTGCATTAAGCCTTTAGTGGTGTCTTTGATTGAAGGATATAATGCTACAGTTTTTGCTTATGGACAGACAGGGTCTGGGAAGACGTACACCATTGGTGGAGGTCACATTG CATCGGTTGGAGAGGATGAAAAAGGTATCATTCCCCGTGCTATACAGGAACTATTTCAGAGCATCTCTGAAAACCataatattgacttcagtgtgaaagTATCTTATATAGAGGTCTACAAGGAAGAACTCAGAGATCTGCTGGAGTTAGAGACTTCTATGAAAGATTTACACATCAGAGAAGATGAAAAGGGAAACACAG TGATTGTTGGTGCCAAGGATTTCCAAGTGGAAAGCGTGGATGAAGTGATGAGCCTTTTAGAAAGTGGGAATGCAGCTCGCCACACAGGTACGACACAAATGAATGAGCACTCCAGCCGATCTCATGCTATTTTTACCATCAATATTTGTCAGCAACGACCTACACAGTCTCTGAAAAATGTAGCTGCTGCGCAAGATTTATCTCTGAGATCAGGCCAGATCATTGCTTCTAAGTTTCACTTCGTGGACTTGGCAGGATCAGAAAGGGTGACAAAAACAGGGAACACTGGTGAACGGTTCAAGGAATCAATTCAGATCAACAGTGGCTTGTTGGCTTTGGGAAATGTGATAAGTGCTCTTGGAGACCCAAAGAGAAAAAGTGTACATATCCCATACAGGGATgctaaaattactcgtattctgAAAGACTCCTTAGGAGGAAACGCCAAGACGGTCATGATAACATGTATAAATCCGTCCTCATCTGACTTTGATGAGTCTTTAAATTCCCTCAAATATGCCAACAGAGCCAAGAATATTAGAAATAAACCAGTTGTAAACTACAACCCTGAGCGGGACCGGATTGATGAAATGGAACTTGAGATCAAGTTGCTCCGGGAAGCTTTGCAGAATCAGCAGGTTAGTGTAATGAGCCATGCTAGCCAGGGATCACAGGATATGAGTGAAGATAGGACTCGAATTCATTCTCTTGAGGAGCAGCTTTCCCAGCTTCAGGTGGAATGTTTCAACTACAGAAATTGCATAGACGAAGCGTTTCCCTTTCTAGTTGAACTAAATGACTTTGCCAGCCTAACAAGGCGTCAACAAGAGAAGCTGCAGGATTGGATCAACATGGCACAGGAGCTAAGGAAGGTAGCTCTCGTCGTGCCACGAACTGATAGTGGAATTGGAAGCGACCAAGAGGAGCCACATCATATTACAATTCTTCAACTGAAGAGGGAACTAAAAAAATGCCAG GCTTTAGCTACAGACGAAGAAGTATTCAGTCAAAAGGAGCTTGAGCTGAAGGTATTACAGGATCAAATACTGACATTGATACAGGAAAACCAAGAACATCTGGAATCTCTTAAAGAGGCACAAGAAACAAATAAATTACAG aatgAGAAAATGGTGGAACAGCAACTCCTTATTGATCAGCTGAAAGATAAGTTAGAGAAGCTTACTGTGACTACAGCTTCAGTATCCAGAGGTGCTTGTGGAGATGGGCCAGCTGCTGTGACATCTGCAAGAAGACCATATAGTGTGCCACTCACTAATAGTTTAGTACATTCCATTCATATGGCTACGGGACTGGAGTCCCGAAAG GTACACACCAGCCCTCCTCCTTACTCACTGGCCCGAGTAATGGCTGGATTTCAGACTCGCAGGCAAATGATATTGGGTCATATAGAAGACCAAGATGAAGTCCTTCACTGCCACTTCTCTGATCATAGTGATGAAGAAGAAAGGAACGCAGACAGCAAAAAGAAATCAGCATTTAG gCGTTCCATAAACCGCACATGGACACGAAAACAGACTCTTCTTTGTTCTCCCCTTCAACTGACTGATCTACAGTTCCAAATGCACAAGTCCAATTTATCAAATGAAACCATACTGCAGACTGACACTGTCACAG GTGAAGAGATTGAATGCCACCGTAAGAGTCGTGTAATAAACATGCAGAAATTAAAGAATTCAGAGCTGAGACTCACCGAGGCCAAGCAAAAGATGAGAGAACTTGCACTTAACATCAAAATGAAGGAGGAACTCATTAAAGAAATAGTAAAAACAG gcaATGATGCTCAGTCTGTAAGCAGGCAGTACTCTTTGAAAATAACTAAACTGGAACATGAAGGTGAGCAAGCCAAGATAGAATTAGCTGAAACACAAAAGCAGCTTCAGGAGCTGGAGAACAAGGAGCTGAGAGACATTGCTGAGAAAGCCAAGTTACAAAAAGAGTTTCGGAAGAAAATGGATACAGCTAAATTAAAAGTGCAG GTCTTACAGAAGAAGCAGCAGGACACTAAGAAGTTGGCATCATTATCCACCCAAAATGAGAAACGGGCTACAGAACTTGAGCAGACTGTGAATCATATGAGGCAGCAGCAGGCCCAGCTACAGAAAAGACTGCGAGAGGAgagtgaaaaaaagaaaattcttgaGGCAGAGATTGCAAGGGACCAACAGCAAATCAAA GAACTTCAGTTAAAGacagagcaacagcagaaaatTCTCAAACTTAAAAATGAAGAGAttgctgcttttaaaaagaagaaaaacttgGCAGAAACTTCACAGCAGTTACAG AAACAGGAAGAGCAAAGGAAATGGTTAGATGAAGAACTAGAGAAGGTTCTGCATCAACGTCAAGAATTAGCAGAACTGGAAGAAGACTTAAAGAAAAGAGAAGATATCATAAACAAGAAAGAAGCGTTGTTACAAGAGAAAAGCCATTTGGAAATCAAGAAACTAAGATCTAGCCAG gcTTTAAACAAAGATAGCTTGAAATTATCTACCCGCCTGAGTATGCTGGACAAGGAATTGTGTGATAAAAGTGTGCAGCTCCAGACCAGTGCCAGTGAAGAGAAGAGACAGATTGTGGAAGAAGTTCAGGTTCTTCAGAAAGAAAGGGACCAGCTGCTCAGAAGAAGAAATAGTGTGGATGAGAAACTTAAAGATGGTAAAGTGTTGTCCCCTGAA gAAGAACATGTCCTTTTCCAACTGGAAGAAGGGATTGAAGCTTTGGAGGCCGCCATTGACTACAAGAATGAAAATATTCAGAATCGCCAGCACTCACTTAGAGGCTCATCTCAAATCCTTACACAGAGCGAGGCCAATGTAATGGGAAAACTAGTTTCCCTGTCTGCTACTGAGCTTAGAGCTATTCTCTTCAAGTACTTCAACAAG GTTGTTAGCCTACGTGAGGCAGAACGTAAATTACAGCTGCAGACTGAAGAGCTGGAAATGAGAGTCATAGAACAGGAAAACATAATACGCGAACTGGAATCGGCACTCGAACACCTCACGCTACAGTGTGACAGGCGACTGACCCTCCAGCAGAAAGAACATGAACAAAAGATACAGTTAATATTGCATCATTTCAAAG AACAAGATGGTGAAAGTATTGCAGAAACCCTTAAACTGTATGAAGCTAAAGTCGAACAATTGGAAAAAGACTTGTTCTTCTATAAGAAAACCAGCAGAGAACTAAAgaagaaactgaaggagctgGTGGGAGAGTCATTTTATCAGCTGGTGGCATCAACTAAAT ATAATGATGCTGCTAACAGGATACTCAGCCAAGAAGCAGGAGTTTCTTCAGA
- the KIF27 gene encoding kinesin-like protein KIF27 isoform X1 — MEEIPVKVAIRIRPLLSKEILHNHQVCMRLVPNTQQVIIGKDRVFTFDFVFGKNSTQDEVYTTCIKPLVVSLIEGYNATVFAYGQTGSGKTYTIGGGHIASVGEDEKGIIPRAIQELFQSISENHNIDFSVKVSYIEVYKEELRDLLELETSMKDLHIREDEKGNTVIVGAKDFQVESVDEVMSLLESGNAARHTGTTQMNEHSSRSHAIFTINICQQRPTQSLKNVAAAQDLSLRSGQIIASKFHFVDLAGSERVTKTGNTGERFKESIQINSGLLALGNVISALGDPKRKSVHIPYRDAKITRILKDSLGGNAKTVMITCINPSSSDFDESLNSLKYANRAKNIRNKPVVNYNPERDRIDEMELEIKLLREALQNQQVSVMSHASQGSQDMSEDRTRIHSLEEQLSQLQVECFNYRNCIDEAFPFLVELNDFASLTRRQQEKLQDWINMAQELRKVALVVPRTDSGIGSDQEEPHHITILQLKRELKKCQQALATDEEVFSQKELELKVLQDQILTLIQENQEHLESLKEAQETNKLQNEKMVEQQLLIDQLKDKLEKLTVTTASVSRGACGDGPAAVTSARRPYSVPLTNSLVHSIHMATGLESRKVHTSPPPYSLARVMAGFQTRRQMILGHIEDQDEVLHCHFSDHSDEEERNADSKKKSAFRRSINRTWTRKQTLLCSPLQLTDLQFQMHKSNLSNETILQTDTVTGEEIECHRKSRVINMQKLKNSELRLTEAKQKMRELALNIKMKEELIKEIVKTGNDAQSVSRQYSLKITKLEHEGEQAKIELAETQKQLQELENKELRDIAEKAKLQKEFRKKMDTAKLKVQVLQKKQQDTKKLASLSTQNEKRATELEQTVNHMRQQQAQLQKRLREESEKKKILEAEIARDQQQIKELQLKTEQQQKILKLKNEEIAAFKKKKNLAETSQQLQKQEEQRKWLDEELEKVLHQRQELAELEEDLKKREDIINKKEALLQEKSHLEIKKLRSSQALNKDSLKLSTRLSMLDKELCDKSVQLQTSASEEKRQIVEEVQVLQKERDQLLRRRNSVDEKLKDGKVLSPEEEHVLFQLEEGIEALEAAIDYKNENIQNRQHSLRGSSQILTQSEANVMGKLVSLSATELRAILFKYFNKVVSLREAERKLQLQTEELEMRVIEQENIIRELESALEHLTLQCDRRLTLQQKEHEQKIQLILHHFKEQDGESIAETLKLYEAKVEQLEKDLFFYKKTSRELKKKLKELVGESFYQLVASTKYNDAANRILSQEAGVSSEEFRLTSKPESNKLSGKLRETDSPASGLRWWQNSYRLEEDVSELVHNRGCLSSSTEDQPGPDEVHPSKSHPQLFSHSQTKEIITQLQGVTPVKLSRRELRHIPASELSLRRSSLGVGVNSVAADSIEMSRKSNDFKI, encoded by the exons ATGGAAGAGATTCCAGTTAAAGTTGCCATAAGAATAAGACCTCTGCTTTCCAAAGAGATTCTTCACAACCATCAAGTATGCATGAGACTGGTCCCAAACACACAACAAGTTATCATTGGGAAAGACCGCGTCTTCACGTTTGATTTTGTATTTGGCAAAAATTCAACCCAAGATGAAGTTTATACAACTTGCATTAAGCCTTTAGTGGTGTCTTTGATTGAAGGATATAATGCTACAGTTTTTGCTTATGGACAGACAGGGTCTGGGAAGACGTACACCATTGGTGGAGGTCACATTG CATCGGTTGGAGAGGATGAAAAAGGTATCATTCCCCGTGCTATACAGGAACTATTTCAGAGCATCTCTGAAAACCataatattgacttcagtgtgaaagTATCTTATATAGAGGTCTACAAGGAAGAACTCAGAGATCTGCTGGAGTTAGAGACTTCTATGAAAGATTTACACATCAGAGAAGATGAAAAGGGAAACACAG TGATTGTTGGTGCCAAGGATTTCCAAGTGGAAAGCGTGGATGAAGTGATGAGCCTTTTAGAAAGTGGGAATGCAGCTCGCCACACAGGTACGACACAAATGAATGAGCACTCCAGCCGATCTCATGCTATTTTTACCATCAATATTTGTCAGCAACGACCTACACAGTCTCTGAAAAATGTAGCTGCTGCGCAAGATTTATCTCTGAGATCAGGCCAGATCATTGCTTCTAAGTTTCACTTCGTGGACTTGGCAGGATCAGAAAGGGTGACAAAAACAGGGAACACTGGTGAACGGTTCAAGGAATCAATTCAGATCAACAGTGGCTTGTTGGCTTTGGGAAATGTGATAAGTGCTCTTGGAGACCCAAAGAGAAAAAGTGTACATATCCCATACAGGGATgctaaaattactcgtattctgAAAGACTCCTTAGGAGGAAACGCCAAGACGGTCATGATAACATGTATAAATCCGTCCTCATCTGACTTTGATGAGTCTTTAAATTCCCTCAAATATGCCAACAGAGCCAAGAATATTAGAAATAAACCAGTTGTAAACTACAACCCTGAGCGGGACCGGATTGATGAAATGGAACTTGAGATCAAGTTGCTCCGGGAAGCTTTGCAGAATCAGCAGGTTAGTGTAATGAGCCATGCTAGCCAGGGATCACAGGATATGAGTGAAGATAGGACTCGAATTCATTCTCTTGAGGAGCAGCTTTCCCAGCTTCAGGTGGAATGTTTCAACTACAGAAATTGCATAGACGAAGCGTTTCCCTTTCTAGTTGAACTAAATGACTTTGCCAGCCTAACAAGGCGTCAACAAGAGAAGCTGCAGGATTGGATCAACATGGCACAGGAGCTAAGGAAGGTAGCTCTCGTCGTGCCACGAACTGATAGTGGAATTGGAAGCGACCAAGAGGAGCCACATCATATTACAATTCTTCAACTGAAGAGGGAACTAAAAAAATGCCAG CAGGCTTTAGCTACAGACGAAGAAGTATTCAGTCAAAAGGAGCTTGAGCTGAAGGTATTACAGGATCAAATACTGACATTGATACAGGAAAACCAAGAACATCTGGAATCTCTTAAAGAGGCACAAGAAACAAATAAATTACAG aatgAGAAAATGGTGGAACAGCAACTCCTTATTGATCAGCTGAAAGATAAGTTAGAGAAGCTTACTGTGACTACAGCTTCAGTATCCAGAGGTGCTTGTGGAGATGGGCCAGCTGCTGTGACATCTGCAAGAAGACCATATAGTGTGCCACTCACTAATAGTTTAGTACATTCCATTCATATGGCTACGGGACTGGAGTCCCGAAAG GTACACACCAGCCCTCCTCCTTACTCACTGGCCCGAGTAATGGCTGGATTTCAGACTCGCAGGCAAATGATATTGGGTCATATAGAAGACCAAGATGAAGTCCTTCACTGCCACTTCTCTGATCATAGTGATGAAGAAGAAAGGAACGCAGACAGCAAAAAGAAATCAGCATTTAG gCGTTCCATAAACCGCACATGGACACGAAAACAGACTCTTCTTTGTTCTCCCCTTCAACTGACTGATCTACAGTTCCAAATGCACAAGTCCAATTTATCAAATGAAACCATACTGCAGACTGACACTGTCACAG GTGAAGAGATTGAATGCCACCGTAAGAGTCGTGTAATAAACATGCAGAAATTAAAGAATTCAGAGCTGAGACTCACCGAGGCCAAGCAAAAGATGAGAGAACTTGCACTTAACATCAAAATGAAGGAGGAACTCATTAAAGAAATAGTAAAAACAG gcaATGATGCTCAGTCTGTAAGCAGGCAGTACTCTTTGAAAATAACTAAACTGGAACATGAAGGTGAGCAAGCCAAGATAGAATTAGCTGAAACACAAAAGCAGCTTCAGGAGCTGGAGAACAAGGAGCTGAGAGACATTGCTGAGAAAGCCAAGTTACAAAAAGAGTTTCGGAAGAAAATGGATACAGCTAAATTAAAAGTGCAG GTCTTACAGAAGAAGCAGCAGGACACTAAGAAGTTGGCATCATTATCCACCCAAAATGAGAAACGGGCTACAGAACTTGAGCAGACTGTGAATCATATGAGGCAGCAGCAGGCCCAGCTACAGAAAAGACTGCGAGAGGAgagtgaaaaaaagaaaattcttgaGGCAGAGATTGCAAGGGACCAACAGCAAATCAAA GAACTTCAGTTAAAGacagagcaacagcagaaaatTCTCAAACTTAAAAATGAAGAGAttgctgcttttaaaaagaagaaaaacttgGCAGAAACTTCACAGCAGTTACAG AAACAGGAAGAGCAAAGGAAATGGTTAGATGAAGAACTAGAGAAGGTTCTGCATCAACGTCAAGAATTAGCAGAACTGGAAGAAGACTTAAAGAAAAGAGAAGATATCATAAACAAGAAAGAAGCGTTGTTACAAGAGAAAAGCCATTTGGAAATCAAGAAACTAAGATCTAGCCAG gcTTTAAACAAAGATAGCTTGAAATTATCTACCCGCCTGAGTATGCTGGACAAGGAATTGTGTGATAAAAGTGTGCAGCTCCAGACCAGTGCCAGTGAAGAGAAGAGACAGATTGTGGAAGAAGTTCAGGTTCTTCAGAAAGAAAGGGACCAGCTGCTCAGAAGAAGAAATAGTGTGGATGAGAAACTTAAAGATGGTAAAGTGTTGTCCCCTGAA gAAGAACATGTCCTTTTCCAACTGGAAGAAGGGATTGAAGCTTTGGAGGCCGCCATTGACTACAAGAATGAAAATATTCAGAATCGCCAGCACTCACTTAGAGGCTCATCTCAAATCCTTACACAGAGCGAGGCCAATGTAATGGGAAAACTAGTTTCCCTGTCTGCTACTGAGCTTAGAGCTATTCTCTTCAAGTACTTCAACAAG GTTGTTAGCCTACGTGAGGCAGAACGTAAATTACAGCTGCAGACTGAAGAGCTGGAAATGAGAGTCATAGAACAGGAAAACATAATACGCGAACTGGAATCGGCACTCGAACACCTCACGCTACAGTGTGACAGGCGACTGACCCTCCAGCAGAAAGAACATGAACAAAAGATACAGTTAATATTGCATCATTTCAAAG AACAAGATGGTGAAAGTATTGCAGAAACCCTTAAACTGTATGAAGCTAAAGTCGAACAATTGGAAAAAGACTTGTTCTTCTATAAGAAAACCAGCAGAGAACTAAAgaagaaactgaaggagctgGTGGGAGAGTCATTTTATCAGCTGGTGGCATCAACTAAAT ATAATGATGCTGCTAACAGGATACTCAGCCAAGAAGCAGGAGTTTCTTCAGA